TGGGTACTGCTCTTAGTAGAACCAGAGCAGCCAATCCTGTAGCTCAGAATGGCTCATAACTTGCAAGCATCTGGCAAATACAACTGGACTGAGATAGTAATTACTGAGTTCTGCATGTGATTGCCAAGTTCTACTGTGAGCTCTGGTGGTCAGGAGTTTGGAGCATGTTGCTGCACTCACTGGTATTAAGCTCATTTAGCTGAACCCCAGTAAGAAGATGCTTTTCCTGTCATCAGCCCGTGTCATTGAGGGGGCAGTTTAGCTGGGAAAGCTGAAGAATTCCTCCTGTTGATTAAAAACTGTGCTCAAGAAGAAGGTTCTTCTGCATTGCTCTGGCATGACACGTAGATGAGCTCTTGAGGGAATGAGGCATCAGCACTATCCACGGGGAATGTGTTTAGAATGTTTGTGTTTCTGATATGTAGATACTTTGCTTCCTCTGCTGAGCTGTTCCCAGTGCTTTTCCAGAATAGCCCTTACTGTAGTTAGAGCTAATATCacctcttctcttttgtttcgCAGAGATTTGAAAAGCTGTGCCGTTGTATTCTTAATAGCATGGATGTTGAGAATGAACCAAAGGTCAGCAGGATTTTGGGTGGGAGGAGGGTGGCATTTTGTGTGGAGATTTAGGTTGGTGTTGTTAAAATTATTTAGCTTTCAAAAGCCCCATGAGCGTTGCTGAGACACCATGGTGAATGTTTGGACAGGTTCCTCTGTATTTCTCTAATGTTTTTACAGCGTCTTTCTGTGGTGGGTGGAATGCTCTGACCAAGTGATTTCTAAGAGAAATAACTTGGCTCCACTGCTGGGTTCAGTGGGGCCCTGAGGAGGTCGTTTGGTCCAGGACTTCCTGGCAATATATCTTTTGTATCAGTAGCACAAATCTAATCACTGCTCCCATTTGTGTCCTGCCTTCCTCAGGTGTGGTATGTGTCACTGGCACTCTCCAAGGATCTCACACTCTTATGGATCAAACAGATCAAAGACATTTTGTGGTTTTGCTGTGAATTTCTCAAGCAACTTAAGGTAAATaatactttttgtttgtttgttttgtctacCTGCATCTAACAGATCTGTGGTTTAGCGCAGAGCTAATTAGATTTATTACATTGGTGTTTGTAATTGCAGCCTGACATCTTACAAGACTCCAGACTGGTCAGTTTGCACCTCACAATGCTTGTCACTTTCACAGACACTTCTACCTGGAAAATCCTTCGAGGAAAAGGTTGGTGCATCCAGATCAGTAAAGGCACAGATCCAGGcgttgttttaaaaaattttctTATACTTTTTCTGCACCTCGTCTTCTCCCAATGCTTACCACAAAGATTTGTTATGTCTCTGCTCACATAAAGCATAGAATGGCAGTAAGGATTCCCTTGAGGTGAGAGAGGCTACTTCCCTTAGAACAGCTGTTGCTGTTGCAAGGTTTTTATAGTGCTCTGGAGTCTCTCACACCAGAAGTATTCAGAGGAAATAGGAATATGTACTTCGTGTTTTTGCAGGGACTACATAGAAAAAGTAGATAAGTATAGTGAGGGAATATGACTCTTATAGCTTAAGTGTTCCACTTTACTGAGACTGGATGTGAAATACTGGTAAAATGGTTGTTTTTCATATAGGGGAAAGGAAATGGTGCGAGAAGAGCATATGAGCtgataaaacattttgtagCTTGTAAGAGAATAAGCAGTGCAGCCGTGATAGTGTTTTAATAACATCACTGTTTTAACCTGGAAGGTGAAACCCTGCGGCCTGCCATGAACCACATCTGTGCTAACATCATGGGACATCTAAATCAGAAGGGATTTTATTCTGTGCTGCAGGTCAGTCTCAGGCTGATACAACTACGTCTCCTATTTGTTCCAATCAAGCCCCAGTCTTGTTCTGCAGTCCTTGTTCTGAGCAAGCTTGTGTGATCTCTGTGTGGTGGTGTGTCAGGGAGAGGCTGGATGTGGAGCACTGCTGATTTCTGTGTgatcatatttttcttcagagcagtAAGGACCAAATACATCATCTCCTTTTTGTCTCCACTGCTGAATCTAAATGCTGCTTAATCATCTCATAATGAGATGTAGAGGAAGCTCGTTCACAAAGAGCAAGGGCTCTTGAATGTTTTTTGCAAACTTTGCTGCTGACTTATTGTATGAATTTGGTTTGTTTACTGTTCTGTTGGGGAAAGGAACTGATGTCTTTTTAATTAGTCTTTTTAAATGAGAGTGATATTACTGAGCAACTATGAGCCTTGCCTATTAATTCTAAGAAGCCTGGGAACCCACTGAGTACAGGTCCTagagaaacaagaacagaaggTGATCTGATTTGAATAAAGGTTCTCTATATGCCATCATTAACCTAAAGCTCTTCTAGTTCTGCCCAGTGATTAGTAGTAACTGGTTTCTAGGCTTTTTATatgttctttctctgctttgaaagtaaACACGGTCTTTCAAGAACAGTTACAatctttttctgaattctgcaggttttaatgtttgtttgttttattccagATTTTGCTAACCAATGGCTTGGCAAGATCCAGACCATCCTTGTCCAAAGGCTCTTTAACTGCCATCTTCTCTCTTGCATTGCGGTAAGGCAGCCAGAGCTGTTTGGGGTGATACACAGCCAAAATTGTCTTTATAGAGCTTTTGAAGtcctctctctccctgtctCTTTATGCCTTTGAGACTATTGTCCTGATGAAAGAGCTGCTTTAGGCAAATGGTTCGCTTTACTGTTGTCATTTTTCAGGCCAGAGTGCTATTAAGTTAGTAATAGATGTTAGTATAAGCCTAGACTTGAGTGCAATTCCAGATCAGTGTATGGGATGTGTGAACATTTCTCTGTTGAACCATCTGAAGGGGATGGAGCTCTCTGGGTAGGTGTAGTGCCTCTTAGCAATGAACTGCTGATGCCTGTGTACCTGTTCCTCAATTTGTAGGGGCAAAGTTTGCCCCTGAAACAAGAAACTGAATGCAGGTTTTTCTGGTGATTCAGTCTGTTCTCCTAAAGAAAAGTGTGCTGTAACTCTGACCTTGTCCCTGAAAGTCTTTTCACTTCAGCAGTCTGCAGCCAGTACCAGGCATTCTTTAAGACTTCAATGGTTGATCTGTCCCTCTTCTCTTCTATAGCTGTCACTACTGGGGTTATGAATTTGTGATATTCAGTGGATGCTCTTGGATATGTCACTTAACTTCTGCCTAAGGAAAGCACTATTTAGTTACTGTCATCGTGGCAGTGGGGAGGTGGGGAACTTGGGAGGTGAACTGCATAACATTTATAACTCTCTGGGTGTTGTGGATGTGCTGTGCGAAAAATATATCATGCTGTGAACTCTTTGATTTGTGTTCCATTGTGTCATGATCAATTTTGTGAACTTGCTGTGGTAACAGAAATATAAGTGAATTTTCTGTTTCGAGTTGTGTTTCTTGATGGGAGTAGAATCAGCAGCCAGCCCTGAATGACTCAGTTAGGAAGGCTGCTTCTTGGCTAGATTGAATTTCTTGCACTGAAGTATTTCTCTCTGTAGCCCTGTGGTTGCTGCTCAGTTTTCAGACAATCTGCTGAGATCTTTTCTGATCCATATCATGTCTGTTCCTGCTATAATGACTCATCTTGCTACTCTAACACCTGAGGTAAGTGAGTGAGATAATAGTACCAAATGTGCACTGAATGTCACGCAGCAGCACTTGTCATTCCACTGTATcaacttttaaaacagaacGCTGGCGTATCTCTCCCCATTTCAACTCTGTTCTGGAAGTGCTTGGTCCTTCCACCCTCCAGATGCTCAGGGTTTCTAAATACCACAGACATCATTAACAGTGTGAAGTGTTGGACTGAACTGccctcaaataaataaaacaaagatgaagaCCTATGTACTACACACTTCGTATGTTcttattcttccatttctgtaatCATGGGTGAAGACTAAATAGAAATCAGTCTGTTGCATGGCAGATGTTCTGGGATATAACTAGCAGGCCTGTCCACTAACCTAACTTAATATTGGCTCCTCTGCATAGCTTGGTGCAAGCAAGTTTTGTGCAATATGGGCATTGTGTGCTCTTGCAGACAGACAGCTGAATGTCCATCTACAACTAGAATGTGGCCCATTCAACTGCAAGGTTTTAAATCTCttgctctctccagcagttttAACTCCCCGATTTATCTGGAAAGAGAAGTTGATCCAAATTCCTGGTGGCAGATCAGGTGTGGTTGTTCTGTGTGCTGCTTGTCAGCCTCACTTGCAGTTAAATCCTATGTTTCAGCGTCTGGCAGTGATAGAATCTCACGATCTTTTCCGCAAGTTCATCATATTTTTAAGTCGTGAAGCGCAGTGTCGAGATGTCTGCGTGTGCCTGGAAGGAAGCCACACTCTTTGCTTGTTGGGTAAGCACTTGTAAGACTTGTTATGTTGTGCTTGGAAGAGAGTCTTGAGTCAAATCTTCATTCTCCACAGGTcagagctgcctccagctcACCGCTTTTATCCTTACTTAGATAATTTCTAAATGATAGTTGAgaattattttagaatattGCAAGTATGATTTAACATTAGGGATATTACAAGGCCCTTGCAAATCGAGGAAGGGTCAGAGACCTGATCTTGTATGCACGTCATCATGTGTACATGTGAAGTATTACTGTGAAGTATTATCTCCACTTTTTCTAGCTTTTCACTTGGACTCTGAGAAATTCTTGTCGTGTAGCAGATTTGAATCTAATTTCCCTAGGTAGATGTGctactgaaatatttaagaatacGTTTCTGTAAAGGTAACGAGGAACAGCTGGAACTCAGGAATAACCATGGCTGTAGCTTACAATACTTTGTGGAAGGTGTTGATGGGATGCAGAtgagaaggctgcaggaggatgcCAAAGTGACATCCCACCTTCGTGGCTGACATGATGGAAATGGCTTCCTGCAGGGTAGCCTCTCATAGTCATTTTTCACAGTAGTCCTCTTACGGTCTTGAAAATAGATGCgtgttcattttgtttctgttatctGTAACCTCTGTCCTGCCATATCTGTTCCTCTTCTAAGCCTTGCTTTACTGGTTGTTCTGCCAGGTAATCTTGTGTACTTGGGCTCCCTGAATGATAAAGTTCTTGAGGACGAGACAGCTCATTTTGTGGGTGTGCTCATTCACATGCTCTCCTACTGCCAGAAGTATGTTTCACAAAAGAAATCCAATCTGACCCACTGGCATCCTGTTCTGGGCTGGTTTTCACAGTCTGTGGATTATGGGTAAGAGAGGAGGACCTTATGGTGATAGATGATTAAgcctattcatttattttgtcaatacagtgggttttttttttaagctgcaaactgttttgcattttgagaTGAGCAATATAACCCTATTTAGAATAATTTATCGGATATTTTGGGATGTATCTGCACAATTTAAACTGCTTCATTCATATACAAACTATTACATGAAGAAGTTCAACTAGTATTGTGAGACTGGTAAcagtggctgtgctggtgcacTTGATATAGGACTTGTGTatcttttgttggtttttttctcttttttccccctctgagGACCATCTGCAATGTGGGTGCATGCTCCATTTTGACTGTGAGCTGAATATATCAGAATATCAATGGTGTTTTATTCCAGCCTGCCTTCTAACATGTCTCTCTGACTTTTCTTTTAGATTGAATGAGTCCATGCCTCTGCTGACAAAGCAACTGCAGCATCTCTGGGGAGTCCATATGATCCGCATCCTCTTCAGTGATGTGCTCAGCAAGAAATTGCTGGAGAATCAGGAAATAGCTCAGCTGCCAACACAGCCAGTTTCTCCTCAGAACAGCCTCCCTATGAAGAGTCAGTTCTGCAGGGTTGCTTTTGTGTctacgtgtgtgtgtgtgcatgtgtgtgtttctgtCTCCCACTCTCACAGGAGTTGGACTTTTCCACTTAGCTAAAAGCTTTGAGTAATTacttgcagcagctgctgctgcttaggTGGGGATATTATCTCTGTTATTTGTAATTCCTGCTCACAGTGCCTCTGTGACCTGGGGCAAGTCTCTTACTTTGATGCTGTGAAGATATGTGCTTATTTtagcagttttttttcattgttttgcaAGTAGCTAAAGTGCTTACTGCATTGCTTAGTGATTCCCAAGGCAAGATGGGGGGAGGCCAGCCTCCCAGGTGAAAAGCAAGGTGAAGCTGTTTTAGGGGCTTGTGTTACATGGTGATTCTGCAGAAGAATACTGAGAATAAGACAGCTGTAATCTAGCAGTTTTCCAGTTGTTAGCCATAGTGCTAGATCCTGTGGCTCATTAGCAGATCTGGTAAGGTTTCAGGCTCAAGGGTAATGCCCCACTGAAGCATTCTTCTGCACTACTAGCATCTGTACAGCgttctgtaaggaaaaaatcccCTCAAACCTACTGTCCATTGGTGACCCAGTTTGCTACAACCCTCCCTCACAGCATTGCAAAGGTGCCGAGGGCAAGAAATGGTTTGGAATAACCCCTGTGTCCTGAGCCAgtgttttctgtgcttccatCCCCAGATCTCTTCAAGAGAGCTTTTCAGAAGTCGGCATCTGTGCGCAACATTCTGAAACCTGTTGGGGGCAAGCGAGTGGACTCAGCAGAAGTGCAGAAGGTGTGCAGTATCTGTGTGCTGTACCAAACTACTCTCACGACGCTAACGCAGATACGCCTGCAGATCCTCACAGGTCAGGGCACATCTGTGCTTTTCAAATCACTTCaaatgtggaggaaaaaaaacaaacagcgTTTTCTCATTAAATTCTGTTGACTCGGTGGTAGCTTTATTACTGACAGCAGTTTATTGACTGGTTGGATGGAAGGCTTGTTCCATCCTGAATCATACATCTGATCAATAATATTCAGCACTTCTTTATCAAGCATTAGCTCTCCAGAATACAAATTGAAGCAAGTTTTCCTATAGTGAAACTTTGCTTACTCCATATCAAACTTAAGACTAAGTGAGTCTTTTCAAGAAGCCTTGCAGTATTAATCTTTGTGGTGGAAGCACTGAATGTTTTCATACGTTTTCAAGAACAAATTACCTCCAAATGGGTGGAAAGGGAGGTGAACACTCCTTTATCCAGTGCCTAGAGCAGAGCAGTGAGTCCAGAGTGGGAAAGGGTTGCAGATATGCAAGCAGTTCATACCTTGTTAAAAAGATCTGCTTTCCTGGTGGCTGTACGTCTCTTAATGCAGATGGGCTTTGGAGCCCAGTGTGATGCCTGTTGTGTTCCCTTCAAGTAAAGGGTTACTTTGCAAAAAGACCTGTCAGCTccaagttctgtttttctctttgagcCTGCATGAAGAAGCAGGCAGGAAAAGCTTTACTGAGTGCACTTTATATTTCTTTGTTGCTAGGCCTCACTTACTTGGATGATCTGTTGCCCAAATTGTGGGCTTTTATCTGTGAGCTGGGACCACAGGGCGGGTTAAAGCTCTTCTTGGAATGCCTGAATAATGACACAGAAGAATCCAAGAGGCTGCTGGCCATGTTGATGCTCTTCTGTGACTGCTCCCGTCACCTTATCACGTAGGTAGCGAGCAAAGGATGCTCTCCGTATCTGTAATGTAAAACTCTCGTGTTCCTTAGGTTTCAAGAGGAATAATTAAGGTATTGCTGTCTTTGCATAAAGATAACAAGGTAGCGTAAAGCAGCAGGCTTCTTGAATGTAATCCTGAGAAAGAGGACTTCAGAAGGACTTCCCCTATCAGCCTTTTGCTGCTTCAGGAACGTACAGCTGGCTGAAGTGGCAATAAAAGATTAGGGAACTAGcaagggaggagggggggggggtggacATTTCTCCTGCAGCTTATGGGCAGCAATTGCATCAGTCCAAAGCATATACTTTGGTGTAGATATCTTTGAGGAATGGTGATATAGTGCTGCTGCAAGGAAGCTTGGCAGCTTATGTGCTTCAGTTTGCAGCTCTGTTGCTGTCTTGCTCATTGGCTTGTGCAGCacaaagaatgggaaaaaggGTGGAAAATTATCCTTGCTGGTCAGTAGAGACTGTTTTGATAATGAAAAAGCTCTCTGTGGGACTAGTCTGCAGTTCCTTTTAACTGTGAAATACTGTCTGTGCTTGTAGCTCAGACCTTTCATACTGTCTAATGTTACAATCAGATGTCAATCAAAATCAATAAATGAGGATTAGTTGTTGGTGACTTCAGATTCTCATGGGTGTCAGTCGTCATAGAAATAAGCTGCTGCTAAAGGATAATGTGCCTTTATGAAAATTTCAAATGGGGAATTAAATCAACACTTgtacatttgcatttgttttctctgataGGATTCTTGATGACATAGAAGTCTATGAAGAGCAGATCTCATTCAAACTGGAAGAGCTTGTTACCATCTCATCTTTTCTGAATTCCTTTGTGTTTAAGATGATCTGGGATGGAATTGTGGGTAAGTGCTTTTAGTAGCTTAAGTTGAGGATGCTAATAGAACAATATACAGCATTAATTTTGGAATGTCAACCTTCTGCTAATTATTACTTTGCACAAAAACATATTACGTTATGTGGCTTGAGAACGTGTCCCAGTGTTTTGGTGTCCAGATGCTACTGTCATGCTTGGCACCAAGTACAATGCACTCATCTATTACAAAAGAGAATTTGTTTACCAGGCACAATGGGCATGTTGGCTTTTGTCATCTTGCTGGAGTTTCTGAAAATACGTAGTGTTAATCTGTATGCGGATATAATTTGGGTGCAGCTTAGTTGTGACAATTAGATGAGGTAGTCCGTTTCTGTTCTCATGGTTTGGTTGGAGTTTGCTGAGATGGCTTTGATGCAGGTAAGAGTTTTTCAGTTTGATCACAGAAGTCTTCTGGGAGGCACAAAACTCTTACTTTGCTCTGAAGGCCATGGAGTTTAGGAGGAGTACTCCTCTCAGTGTTGGGAAGGTGATCAACATGTTGCTCTTGGATGTTCCTGCTACCTAGGGTGCCTGGAcattgctgctttcttccttttgtttagaGAACGCCAGGGGGGAGACGCTGGAGCTGTTTCATTCAGTCCATGGCTGGCTCATGGTCTTGTATGAAAGGGATTGCCGCAGGCGTTTTGCTCCTGAGGACCACTGGTTACGGAAGTAAGTGTCCCAGCTCACAGCGAAGGCCACGTGCAGCTGTGTGCCTGTCCCAGGGTGCCGGCTTCCCTTTGGGATCCCTTCCTTTAAATTGAGTGCATCTCATACTGCCCCTGAGACTGAGTCAGAAATATGTCCTGCATTGATTGCACTTAAGGATACCCCTTCTCTGTGGCTTAAATACTCCACAGAGGTGCTTCTCTTAATGATTAGCTGCCACTTGTGGAGGGTGGTGCTTTGGAAAGTGCCTCAGTACCTAACAGCCTGTGTGTCTCTGGCCTTCTCAGATGTGTGCATCTGAGTACTTAAGTCACTTTTGAAATCGTTACAGGTTTCCACTCTGTTCTACCTCCAGCTGTTTACCACACCTGGGCACTTCCCAGGGATCTCTaagtctgttcctttctttgtaAGGGACCTCAAACCCAGCGTGCTCTTCCAGGAGCTGGACAAGGACAAGAAACGagcccagctgctcctgcagtacATCCCACATGTCATTCCTCACAAGAATGTGAGTAGGATGGGGGAAAGGGTGGAGGATGAAAAGGTGGTGGCCTTGTCAGAAGGGACGCATGTCCTGGGCACTTTATGAAGTGGAGCTTGTGGCTGAAATACTAATTAAATAAAGGTCTTTATCTGCCTCGCTGGGGAATAAGGCGGCAGATCTCCCTGTTTGTAGTGAGTTAATGACAGTAGCATCATTGGGCCTACCTGGGAACAGACAACCAAGAGCCAGATCTGACCGTACATTAGGAACATCTGAAAGCCCTGCTCCATTGGAGGGATGAGTAGGATCCCTGTGGATGAAGgctgatgtttattttctttctaagagGGTGCTGCTTTTCCGAAACATGGTtacaaaggagaaggagaagctTGGGCTGGTTGAAACCAGCTCTGCATCGCCTCATGTCACACACATCACCATCCGCCGCTCGCGAATGTTGGAGGTGAGTGACGTGCCTTGCAGAAGCCAACTAACGAGCCAGTAACTTGGCCTGACAAAATGGGGTGTGAATACGTTTATCTTCTCTGTGGATACTGAGGGACCCCCCATGCCACTTCtgcctgcctttttttttatgaattgaTGTTACAGAAGCGCGCTGGACCTTAGTTCAGTTCAGACAAAGGTTTGCAGTTTTGACTAGGAAAAATGCGTCTGTTTGGACACCAAAACTCCGTGATACACACGGAGATTTTTGTGGTGTATCTCTATCTCCTGTCTCTGTATGTCTGTGTGAGTCACATGTCTTCCCACACGTTTGTCCTGGGGCTTCCTGGTCTGTGTAGGATGGATACGAACAGCTACGGCAGCTTTCCCAGAACGCCATGAAGGGAGTGATCAGAGTGAAATTTGTGAATGATCTGGGTGTCGATGAGGCTGGTATTGATCAAGACGGGGTCTTCAAAGAGTTTCTGGAGGAGATAATAAAGAAAGTGTTTGACCCTGCACTCAACTTGTTCAAGGTATgatgtggggctgcaggtgctgaCTGCAATGAccagctgcagacagaagcaGGCTGGCTCACAGTACTGTTATCTCTGTGCGCAGACAACCAGTGGTGATGAGAGGCTGTATCCATCCCCAACATCCTATATTCATGAGAACTACCTGCAGCTCTTTGAGTTTGTGGGGAAGATGCTTGGGAAGGCTGTATATGAGGTGAGCCAAAGGTGCTGTGCTAGGATATTTTCACTGTTAGCACAGTGCGAAACCAAAGACGTTACACATAGCAAGTATGCAGTGTGACCTGTATTTATTCTTGTCTGCAGGGAATAGTTGTGGATGTACCATTTGCTTCCTTCTTCTTGAGTCAGCTCCTTGGACACCACCACAGTGTCTTCTACAGCTCTGTAGATGAACTTCCCTCCTTGGACTCTGAGTTCTATAAAAATCTCACTTCAATTAAGGTTTGAGCATtacttttcctgctgttcaaCTCCCTTATCACTGGCTGCTGCTAGCAATACTAGACTTGTAAATGCCTTTAGGATATTGATCATCTTGAAAGACATCCCTAAAGTAATAGGGCAGTGGAGATGCATGCTGGTTCTGAAGCAATATAACATGCAGTTGTCCTGTGTTTTTACTGAGGCAAGCAGGGATGAGAAAGGAGTCTGAAGGTGTAAACTAGGAATTACTGATTTCCAGTTCCAGAGTTTTAGCCTCAGCTCTTGTGCAGTCTCTCCATAACTTTGAGCAAGTTGTGTATGTATTAGACTTTTGTGCCTAGTGCCTTCTGGGGATCACTTAATGAGAGAGTGatacagaaatgcagagctgctgttcctgctgcttaACACTaactcctttctctttttctgttttcttgcagcGTTACGATGGTGATATCAGTGACTTGGGCTTAACGCTGTCCTACGATGAAGATGTGATGGGTCAGGTAGGCTTTTATTCAATGACTTTTGGACCTTTTCTCAGCTCCTGTGCTGGCTGTTGATTAGCAGGCTTCTGGGTACTGATACTCTGAGTCCAGGGTCCTGGCTCAGGCAATCCCTCTTGGTTAGAACCTAGTTGCTCCCTATGGGATCATCTCCCTCACTTGTCTGGCTGATGTCACCAGGAAGAGCCTCTGAAGCACTGAAAGCAATCCTGAGGACTGATTGCTGCCCACTGCTGTTGGAAAGCCTCTGATGCTGGAAGTGGCAGACTGTGAATATGAGCAGTTAGTAGCAGAATTAGGTTTGACTCCTGAGCAGGTGGATCCTATCTTTTCTTAGTGTCCTTAGGGCAGAGAGACTCACCTGCAGTCTGTGTGGCCAGTAGAAGGCATCTATTTCTCTCTGAGCTTTCTGATAGCTAGTCTTAAGCATCTATAACATAATCTGCCCAAGCTTGTACTTCGTTGagtgcttttctctctgtgatTCTGGATATGTAATATGGATGCTTTATTTGGCCTCACCTAACCAAGGATCTTGAGGAGATTGACTGATAAATGACCTTGTGTTTGACTGCAGGTAGGACTtagctctgctcttcctttcacagaaaatgGCTGAGCTCAAAGGTCGGCTCCATTTCAGAGGTTGTCTGAACTCAGCTGTAGGATTCTGTGGCTTTGCCTACagataaatattaaacagaGAATAGCATTTTCAACAAAAAGTTTGCCCTCTgacacttaatttttttctagtgctgagattgtttttaatttttggttgAAAAccattgttttgtgtttttcctgtagaattggttttcttctctcttaaaaaaaaaaaaaaagcaagtgggGAGGAAATCTTTTTATATGTAGCAGTTTTTGTGATGGAAACTTGAAGTCTGACACTAAGGCACTTGGCCTTGAAAAGAAAAGTCTGTCTGTAAACCTCTGTGGGAAGGTTTGATGACACCTTCTTGTACTTGTGCACTGGATTCTGTAGAGTTCTGCTCAGCCACTGGTGCTGGAGTGATGCTGTGGGTGAATAGCTGGAAGGCATGGGTAGGTAAGAACAAGATGCCTTCGCTGTCTGCGAATTCTATGAGAAGACAACTCCTGGAGCTAAGCTAGCTCAGAGACCAGTAGGTCATGGAGTGCTTATCAGGGGCATCTGAGCAACCAGGCTTTGGCCtgacagggcaggaaggagatGCTTCCCAGCCATCTCGCTTTCCAAGTGCGCTCTGCTCCCTGTTTTGAGTGCCCAGCTGGAAGCACAGTGAACTCCAGGGAGCTCTGTCACTCAGCagctcaaggtgaggcctcaggagcagagagctgtgggttGGGGTGCTCGACCGAGCTTTGCGAAGGCTCTGAGGCTGTTTAGTCTCTGGATTCTGGGACTGTGACAGCCCCCCAGGGCTCTTTGAATTGATCTGCGTGTGGTTCAGCAGTGTTGGAGCAGAGGAGGATTCCTCAAAGATGTGCTGGCGCCGCTGGTGGGAGAGTTGGAGAGTTCCCCACTGCTCAGTTGCTATGTTAACAGTTAAAGTGAAACTGGTTTGAGGCAGAAGCGGGATTATTACTTAAATTTTAAATCCTACtgttttattgtaaaaataaatgttttatggGGAGGTAACAGCTTAGCGTgacatttctttccattgtgGTTCCAGGCAGTAATTAGCAATACAatcatttcttccttcagcttgtTTGCCATGAACTTGTTCCTGGAGGGAAGACCATTCCCGTTACCAATGAAAATAAGTAAGTACAGCAATTAGATTTTTAAGGTCACCACTGCAAAATACTTTATTCTAGTTCCTTGGGCTTGCATCTGGAATGAATTGAGATAGATTAGAGTAGAAGGAGCCCATAAATATCTTAATAGAATTTACTGGTTACAGTTCATCGGCAGAAATTGTATTCAATTCGATTTGCAAAATAGAAATTG
Above is a genomic segment from Numida meleagris isolate 19003 breed g44 Domestic line chromosome 14, NumMel1.0, whole genome shotgun sequence containing:
- the UBE3B gene encoding ubiquitin-protein ligase E3B isoform X1, yielding MFSASQSSKAQFLDKARQAREERRELKERERAAVQIQALVRRFLCRCHLQKEIRREVEDFFGSAESGASKRSALSVFRIARKLLFVFNHKEDKERFEKLCRCILNSMDVENEPKVWYVSLALSKDLTLLWIKQIKDILWFCCEFLKQLKPDILQDSRLVSLHLTMLVTFTDTSTWKILRGKGETLRPAMNHICANIMGHLNQKGFYSVLQILLTNGLARSRPSLSKGSLTAIFSLALRPVVAAQFSDNLLRSFLIHIMSVPAIMTHLATLTPERLAVIESHDLFRKFIIFLSREAQCRDVCVCLEGSHTLCLLGNLVYLGSLNDKVLEDETAHFVGVLIHMLSYCQKYVSQKKSNLTHWHPVLGWFSQSVDYGLNESMPLLTKQLQHLWGVHMIRILFSDVLSKKLLENQEIAQLPTQPVSPQNSLPMKNLFKRAFQKSASVRNILKPVGGKRVDSAEVQKVCSICVLYQTTLTTLTQIRLQILTGLTYLDDLLPKLWAFICELGPQGGLKLFLECLNNDTEESKRLLAMLMLFCDCSRHLITILDDIEVYEEQISFKLEELVTISSFLNSFVFKMIWDGIVENARGETLELFHSVHGWLMVLYERDCRRRFAPEDHWLRKDLKPSVLFQELDKDKKRAQLLLQYIPHVIPHKNRVLLFRNMVTKEKEKLGLVETSSASPHVTHITIRRSRMLEDGYEQLRQLSQNAMKGVIRVKFVNDLGVDEAGIDQDGVFKEFLEEIIKKVFDPALNLFKTTSGDERLYPSPTSYIHENYLQLFEFVGKMLGKAVYEGIVVDVPFASFFLSQLLGHHHSVFYSSVDELPSLDSEFYKNLTSIKRYDGDISDLGLTLSYDEDVMGQLVCHELVPGGKTIPVTNENKISYIHLMAHFRMHTQIKSQTAALISGFRSIIKPEWIRMFSAPELQRLISGDNAEIDLEDLKKHTVYYGGFHGSHRVIIWLWDILANDFSPEERAMFLKFVTSCSRPPLLGFAYLKPPFSIRCVEVSDDQDTGDTLGSVLRGFFTIRKKEPGGRLPTSSTCFNLLKLPNYSKKSILREKLRYAISMNTGFELS
- the UBE3B gene encoding ubiquitin-protein ligase E3B isoform X2, with translation MFSASQSSKAQFLDKARQAREERRELKERERAAVQIQALVRRFLCRCHLQKEIRREVEDFFGSAESGASKRSALSVFRIARKLLFVFNHKEDKERFEKLCRCILNSMDVENEPKVWYVSLALSKDLTLLWIKQIKDILWFCCEFLKQLKPDILQDSRLVSLHLTMLVTFTDTSTWKILRGKGETLRPAMNHICANIMGHLNQKGFYSVLQILLTNGLARSRPSLSKGSLTAIFSLALRPVVAAQFSDNLLRSFLIHIMSVPAIMTHLATLTPERLAVIESHDLFRKFIIFLSREAQCRDVCVCLEGSHTLCLLGNLVYLGSLNDKVLEDETAHFVGVLIHMLSYCQKYVSQKKSNLTHWHPVLGWFSQSVDYGLNESMPLLTKQLQHLWGVHMIRILFSDVLSKKLLENQEIAQLPTQPVSPQNSLPMKNLFKRAFQKSASVRNILKPVGGKRVDSAEVQKVCSICVLYQTTLTTLTQIRLQILTGLTYLDDLLPKLWAFICELGPQGGLKLFLECLNNDTEESKRLLAMLMLFCDCSRHLITILDDIEVYEEQISFKLEELVTISSFLNSFVFKMIWDGIVENARGETLELFHSVHGWLMVLYERDCRRRFAPEDHWLRKDLKPSVLFQELDKDKKRAQLLLQYIPHVIPHKNRVLLFRNMVTKEKEKLGLVETSSASPHVTHITIRRSRMLEDGYEQLRQLSQNAMKGVIRVKFVNDLGVDEAGIDQDGVFKEFLEEIIKKVFDPALNLFKTTSGDERLYPSPTSYIHENYLQLFEFVGKMLGKAVYEGIVVDVPFASFFLSQLLGHHHSVFYSSVDELPSLDSEFYKNLTSIKRYDGDISDLGLTLSYDEDVMGQLVCHELVPGGKTIPVTNENKISYIHLMAHFRMHTQIKSQTAALISGFRSIIKPEWIRMFSAPELQRLISGDNAEIDLEDLK